A stretch of the Notamacropus eugenii isolate mMacEug1 chromosome 2, mMacEug1.pri_v2, whole genome shotgun sequence genome encodes the following:
- the RAP1A gene encoding ras-related protein Rap-1A isoform X2 translates to MLEILDTAGTEQFTAMRDLYMKNGQGFALVYSITAQSTFNDLQDLREQILRVKDTEDVPMILVGNKCDLEDERVVGKEQGQNLARQWCNCAFLESSAKSKINVNEIFYDLVRQINRKTPVEKKKPKKKTCLLL, encoded by the exons ATGCTTGAAATCCTCGATACAGCAGGGACA gAGCAATTTACAGCAATGAGAGATCTGTATATGAAGAATGGCCAAGGGTTTGCACTAGTATATTCTATTACAGCTCAGTCCACGTTTAATGACTTACAGGACTTGAGGGAACAGATTTTGCGAGTTAAAGATACAGAAGAT gttCCAATGATTTTGGTTGGCAATAAATGTGACCTGGAAGATGAGCGAGTAGTTGGCAAAGAACAGGGTCAGAATTTAGCAAGACAGTGGTGTAACTGTGCCTTTTTAGAATCTTCTGCAAAGTCAAAGATCAACGTTAATGAG atattTTATGACCTTGTCagacaaataaatagaaaaacacCAGTGGAAAAGAAGAAACCTAAAAAGAAAACCTGCCTGCTGCTTTAG
- the RAP1A gene encoding ras-related protein Rap-1A isoform X1, whose amino-acid sequence MREYKLVVLGSGGVGKSALTVQFVQGIFVEKYDPTIEDSYRKQVEVDCQQCMLEILDTAGTEQFTAMRDLYMKNGQGFALVYSITAQSTFNDLQDLREQILRVKDTEDVPMILVGNKCDLEDERVVGKEQGQNLARQWCNCAFLESSAKSKINVNEIFYDLVRQINRKTPVEKKKPKKKTCLLL is encoded by the exons ATGCGTGAGTACAAGCTAGTGGTCCTTGGTTCAGGAGGCGTGGGGAAGTCTGCTTTG ACAGTACAGTTTGTCCAAGGAATCTTTGTTGAAAAATATGACCCTACAATAGAAGACTCCTACAGAAAG caAGTAGAAGTTGATTGCCAACAGTGTATGCTTGAAATCCTCGATACAGCAGGGACA gAGCAATTTACAGCAATGAGAGATCTGTATATGAAGAATGGCCAAGGGTTTGCACTAGTATATTCTATTACAGCTCAGTCCACGTTTAATGACTTACAGGACTTGAGGGAACAGATTTTGCGAGTTAAAGATACAGAAGAT gttCCAATGATTTTGGTTGGCAATAAATGTGACCTGGAAGATGAGCGAGTAGTTGGCAAAGAACAGGGTCAGAATTTAGCAAGACAGTGGTGTAACTGTGCCTTTTTAGAATCTTCTGCAAAGTCAAAGATCAACGTTAATGAG atattTTATGACCTTGTCagacaaataaatagaaaaacacCAGTGGAAAAGAAGAAACCTAAAAAGAAAACCTGCCTGCTGCTTTAG